The Polypterus senegalus isolate Bchr_013 chromosome 1, ASM1683550v1, whole genome shotgun sequence genome includes a window with the following:
- the LOC120537591 gene encoding myoneurin-like — protein MQNFHHSKYLLDQLNKQREQSILCDCIVVIGQSHFKAHKNVLAAFSEYFGAQNDSSSIDGFTFLDPSQVNEYKFQTLLDFLYTGVINIDCYNVTELLRAAKYLKIDGLVARCKEFYKRHIANKQYKMEVEAIATASVGPVQDDQSTCDPFTLDFSNKSTFLHAGDNHKSKTPSKTECVYGFQKTQAKRNNQVQKPAEHNSKTHSKTECANGFQKTKAKKIKPVQKLTEKAVSNFVNDNETNEQMEDLPVLTEQKEQLTRVTEASSCSNHNRTGLKRRQKEFKSESVDNTSVPSQGVISQNPKRRRSRSGKKRALKSASASAPVAVKRERCLDPSLEIELSERQSKRKPLCSACGKVFSETSSLQRHMRIHKGEKPYICQLCGKAFTQCNQLKTHTRTHTGEKPYKCDICNKGFAQKCQLVFHSHMHHGEEKPYKCDFCSLQFATSSNLKIHTRIHSGEKPYVCERCGQSFTQASTLTYHLRRHTGEKPYVCDMCGKAFAVSSSLITHTRQHTGEKPYTCATCGKNFFSSGVLKKHIRSHKGDLNTPYSPADIFYDEDILQKAVLQELAELAELKPVNIPPSNFTPVAPEVKMLLMTEGACFNSDQSVMSSGSNSNFIFTEQGCHKTPAVSNQMHL, from the exons atgCAGAACTTCCACCACAGCAAGTACCTCCTGGACCAACTCAACAAGCAGCGTGAGCAGAGTATCTTGTGTGACTGCATTGTTGTGATTGGCCAGTCTCACTTCAAGGCCCACAAGAATGTCCTAGCAGCATTTAGTGAGTACTTTGGAGCTCAGAATGACAGCTCGAGCATTGATGGGTTTACTTTTCTGGACCCGAGTCAGGTGAACGAGTACAAGTTTCAAACCTTGCTGGACTTCCTTTACACTGGAGTCATAAACATTGATTG TTACAATGTGACAGAATTGCTGCGGGCAGCCAAATACCTTAAGATAGACGGTCTAGTTGCAAGATGCAAAGAATTTTATAAGAGACACATTGCCAATAAGCAATACAAGATGGAAGTGGAGGCAATTGCAACTGCTTCTGTTGGTCCTGTTCAGGATGATCAGAGTACTTGTGACCCCTTTACACTTGACTTCTCAAATAAATCCACTTTTCTGCATGCAGGCGACAATCACAAAAGTAAAACGCCTTCCAAAACAGAATGTGTATATGGCTTCCAAAAGACACAGGCAAAAAGAAACAACCAAGTCCAAAAGCCTGCTGAACACAACAGTAAGACACACTCCAAAACAGAATGTGCAAATGGCTTccaaaagacaaaagcaaaaaaaattaaaccagtcCAAAAACTTACAGAAAAAGCTGTTAGCAACTTTGTTAATGATAATGAAACAAATGAGCAAATGGAAGACTTGCCAGTGCTCACTGAGCAGAAAGAACAGTTGACAAGGGTAACAGAAGCTTCTAGTTGTAGCAATCATAACAGAACAGGACTGAAGCGTcggcaaaaagaattcaaaagtgaATCAGTAGACAATACAAGTGTCCCAAGTCAGGGTGTGATCTCACAGAACCCAAAAAGGAGAAGAAGCAGATCTGGGAAAAAACGTGCTCTGAAATCTGCATCTGCATCTGCACCAGTTGCCGTCAAAAGAGAGAGATGCCTGGACCCTTCCTTGGAAATTGAACTGAGTGAAAGGCAGTCAAAGAGGAAGCCATTGTGCAGTGCCTGTGGAAAGGTGTTCTCTGAAACTAGTAGCTTACAGAGACACATGCGAATACACAAAGGAGAGAAGCCCTACATCTGCCAGCTGTGTGGGAAAGCATTTACACAGTGCaaccagctgaagactcacaccCGCACACACACAG GAGAGAAGCCATACAAGTGTGATATCTGCAACAAAGGCTTTGCTCAGAAATGCCAGCTGGTCTTCCATAGCCACATGCACCATGGAGAAGAGAAACCATACAAATGTGACTTCTGTAGCCTTCAGTTTGCCACATCAAGCAACCTAAAAATACACACCAG AATACATAGTGGAGAAAAACCGTATGTTTGTGAAAGATGTGGACAAAGCTTTACTCAAGCAAGTACTTTGACTTATCATTTGCGTCgtcacacaggagagaaacctTATGTCTGTGACATGTGCGGGAAAGCGTTTGCTGTATCTAGTTCTCTTATCACACATACCCGCCAGCACACAG gagagaagccatacacGTGCGCCACATGTGGGAAAAACTTCTTTTCTTCAGGAGTTCTTAAAAAGCATATTAGGTCTCACAAAG GAGACTTAAACACACCTTACTCTCCGGCAGATATTTTTTATGATGAGGATATTCTTCAAAAAGCTGTTTTGCAGGAACTAGCAGAACTAGCAGAACTGAAACCCGTAAACATTCCACCCTCCAATTTTACGCCAGTGGCCCCAGAAGTCAAGATGCTGTTAATGACAGAAGGAGCTTGTTTTAACTCTGATCAGTCAGTGATGTCCAGTGGTTCAAACTCAAATTTCATTTTTACTGAACAAGGCTGTCATAAGACACCTGCAGTAAGTAATCAGATGCATCTATAA